In Notolabrus celidotus isolate fNotCel1 chromosome 10, fNotCel1.pri, whole genome shotgun sequence, one DNA window encodes the following:
- the tbc1d4 gene encoding TBC1 domain family member 4 isoform X2, protein MESQDERESSPPKSDRRFSLTYIGGSLLDRRTTLPMLPWLVAEIRRRGERGDCGPVVQPREVQLVLNPPFVRCVPSSSNNSSVFIFEHKAQLISRFIHNSNDLTYFAYLLRGQPDNPESEMSCHVFKACDPSQVPEVISRIRQVSKSALKQEAKPKQEADDAFYNSQKYEVLYCGKVTVVHKKAPSTLVDDCIDKFRQHEVERKRLRLLNGQRGSTENAPVEFLIGGDGDPLSSALNECKEGLEVPGVEDMTGGVGIGLTSNSSQSSLRGAFPECILEDSGFEEPQEFRTRCSSLAGNVQRKPGEGIILGPTRRRHSSAPNHVQPSDADKNRTMLFQVGRFEVNLISPDSKTVVLEKNFKDISSCCQGIKQSDHFGFICRDQSESGPSQYVCYIFQCASESLVDEVMLTLKQAFSTAAALQSNKTPIQLCEACPMHDLHKLCERIDGLYPPRAKLAIQKYLSQLTDNEQAEIFERVQRLKPGSDQEENELVILHLRQLCESKQKTHLHIGEAPQNAANSSSAGDSAATSSRFKLDILKNKARTSLTSSLENIFARGASRMRGRLGSMGSMSSFERQDEESPGHSPPGSPPSFHEDDPEGGLQFRRRAHTFSHPPVKKRISFEGQPTNPSKPLRRQQSVNAELLQSSPVAVSRTRSVSESESTFSLPSSFPAPTFLKSFYQGSLGSLSSLGSLSSLADSGSLKSNGEGRKRTLSGCSSDSVGGGLPPPTPRRVSWRQKIFLRVASPMHKPSASMEHADHSDSRELLPLSPRAFDSTLDPLGRHLPPKGTSLTGERPKRTSADYRALWKTAIHQQILLLRMEKENQRLEASRDELHIRKMKLDYQEVGQCSKDTQASWERKLSAPGRTTVPQDKEEMYRALCQGVPKSRRGEVWLLLSHQHRLRHRLPQRQQAPETPYYDLLKQLTAQQHSILVDLGRTFPTHQYFSAQLGAGQLSLYNLLKAYSLLDTEVGYCQGISFVAGVLLLHMNEEQAFDMLKFLMYDLGIRQQFRPDMVSLQIQMYQLSRLLHDYHRELYNHFEEHEICPSLYAAPWFLTLFASQFPLGFVSRIFDLIFVQGTGVIFKVALCLLSRHEKELVECDSFESIVDYLKTTLPTFTPEQMEQTIAKVMEMDISKQLHTYEVEYHVLQDEMLDSGPLTDESDRLDKVEKTNSHLKKQNMELLEKLQAARQKIQTLETSVESFLSRESKMKHMIRTLEQERAAYQKTIERMRSCVPPDALTDVEMTQIKTGPNGKAKTAAKKP, encoded by the exons CCAGAGAGGTCCAGCTGGTTCTCAACCCCCCTTTCGTGCGGTGTGTTCCTTCCAGCAGCAACAACTCCTCAGTGTTTATATTCGAGCACAAAGCGCAGTTGATCTCTCGCTTCATTCACAACAGCAATGACCTCACATACTTCGCCTATCTGCTGCGGGGACAGCCGGACAACCCCGAGTCCGAGATGTCCTGTCATGTCTTCAAAGCCTGCGACCCCAGCCAG GTCCCCGAGGTGATCAGCAGGATTCGCCAAGTGTCCAAATCTGCCCTAAAGCAAGAAGCCAAGCCCAAACAGGAAGCTGATGATGCCTTCTATAACTCCCAGAAGTATGAAGTGCTTTACTGTGGCAAg GTTACAGTTGTGCACAAAAAGGCTCCATCCACCCTTGTCGATGACTGCATCGACAAGTTTCGTCAGCATGAGGTCGAGCGAAAGCGCCTACGACTGCTCAACGGTCAGAGAGGGTCCACAGAAAATGCCCCTGTGGAGTTCCTCATTGGGGGAGATGGAGACCCTCTGTCATCTGCACTGAATGAATGTAAAGAAGGCCTTGAAGTGCCAGGAGTGGAGGATATGACTGGAGGTGTAG GTATTGGTCTGACCAGCAATTCCAGTCAGAGCAGTCTACGTGGAGCATTCCCTGAGTGCATCCTAGAGGATTCAGGATTTGAGGAGCCTCAGGAGTTTCGTACCCGCTGCAGCAGCCTGGCAGGGAATGTGCAGAGAAAGCCAGGAGAAGGCATCATTTTGGGTCCTACACGCCGTAGACACTCCAGTGCACCTAACCACGTCCAGCCATCTGATGCAGACAAGAACCGCACCATGCTCTTCCAG GTCGGGCGTTTTGAAGTAAACCTCATAAGTCCAGACAGTAAAACAGTGGTGCTGGAGAAGAACTTCAAAgatatctcatcctgctgtcag GGTATTAAGCAGTCTGACCATTTTGGATTTATCTGCAGGGACCAGTCAGAGTCTGGTCCCAGTCAGTATGTGTGCTACATTTTCCAGTGTGCCAGTGAGTCCCTG GTGGATGAGGTGATGTTGACCCTGAAGCAGGCcttctccacagcagcagccttACAGAGCAACAAAACCCCAATCCAGCTATGTGAGGCCTGCCCCATGCATGACCTGCACAAGCTCTGTGAGAGGATTGACG GTCTCTACCCACCAAGAGCAAAGCTGGCAATCCAAAAATATCTCTCCCAGCTGACTGACAATGAGCAGGCGGAGATTTTTGAGCGAGTTCAG AGATTAAAGCCTGGATCAGACCAGGAGGAGAATGAGCTGGTGATTCTCCATCTGAGACAGCTCTGTGAGTCCAAACAAAAGACACACCTCCACATCGGAGAGGCCCCTCAG AATGCTGCCAACAGCTCATCAGCAGGTGACAGCGCCGCCACCAGCAGCCGCTTCAAACTTGATATTCTGAAGAACAAAGCCCGCACGTCTCTCACCAGCTCCCTGGAGAACATCTTTGCTCGG GGTGCCAGCAGAATGCGGGGCCGTTTGGGAAGCATGGGAAGCATGAGCAGCTTTGAAAGG CAGGATGAGGAATCTCCTGGCCACTCCCCTCCAggttctcctccttctttccaCGAAGACGACCCTGAAGGCGGTCTGCAGTTCCGTCGACGTGCCCACACCTTCAGCCATCCACCTGTGAAGAAACGCATTTCTTTCGAGGGCCAGCCGACCAACCCGAGCAAACCGCTGCGCAGACAACAGTCAGTGAATGCAGAACTGCTGCAGAGCAG TCCTGTGGCTGTCTCTAGAACTCGCAGCGTTTCGGAGAGCGAGTCCACCTtcagcctcccctcctccttccccgCCCCCACTTTCCTGAAAAGCTTTTACCAGGGCTCGCTGGGCTCCCTCAGCTCCCTGGGCTCCCTCAGCTCCCTGGCAGACAGTGGGAGCCTCAAGAG CAATGGAGAAGGCAGAAAAAGGACGCTGTCTGGCTGCAGCAGCGACTCAGTAGGTGGAGGTCTCCCTCCTCCGACCCCACGCAGGGTCTCCTGGAGACAGAAGATCTTCCTGAGGGTCGCTTCGCCCATGCACAAGCCATCTGCCTCCATGGAGCACGCAG ACCACTCTGACAGCAGGGAGCTGTTGCCCCTCTCCCCTCGTGCCTTCGATTCGACTCTAGACCCCTTGGGGCGACATCTGCCTCCAAAAGGAACCAGCCTTACCGGAGAGAGGCCTAAGAGGACGAGTGCTGACTACCGGGCCCTCTGGAAGACCGCCATCCACCAGCAGATCCTCCTGCTGCGTATGGAGAAGGAGAACCAGAGGCTGGAGG CGAGCAGGGATGAGCTTCACATCCGCAAGATGAAGCTGGACTACCAGGAAGTGGGCCAGTGCTCCAAAGACACTCAGGCATCGTGGGAGAGAAAACTGAGCGCCCCAGGCAGAACGACGGTCCCACAAGACAAGGAGGAGATGTATCGAGCTCTCTGCCAAG GTGTTCCCAAGAGCAGGCGAGGGGAGGTCTGGTTACTCCTTTCCCATCAGCACAGGCTGCGACACAGACTCCCTCAGCGCCAGCAGGCCCCCGAAACCCCCTACTATGACCTGCTGAAGCAGCTCACTGCTCAGCAACACTCTATCCTGGTGGATCTAG GCCGGACCTTTCCCACCCACCAGTACTTCTCGGCCCAGCTGGGTGCAGGGCAGCTCTCCCTCTACAACCTCCTGAAAGCCTACTCTCTGCTGGATACAGAG GTTGGCTACTGTCAGGGTATCAGCTTTGTGGCTGGAGTATTGCTGCTCCACATGAATGAGGAACAAGCCTTTGACATGTTGAAGTTTCTCATGTATGATCTGGGCATCAGGCAGCAGTTCAGACCGGACATGGTTTCTCTGCAG ATTCAGATGTACCAGCTCTCCAGACTGTTACACGACTACCACCGCGAGTTGTACAATCACTTTGAGGAGCACGAGATCTGCCCCAGCCTCTACGCAGCGCCGTGGTTCCTCACTCTCTTCGCCTCACAGTTCCCCCTCGGCTTTGTGTCCCGCATCTTTG atttgATATTTGTCCAAGGCACCGGTGTGATCTTTAAAGTGGCCCTCTGTTTGCTGAGCAGACATGAGAAGGAGCTAGTGGAGTGCGACAGCTTCGAGAGCATTGTGGACTATCTGAAAACTACCCTTCCCACCTTCACTCCCGAACAGATGGAGCAGACCATTGCAAAG GTCATGGAGATGGACATATCCAAGCAGCTGCATACATACGAAGTAGAGTACCATGTTCTGCAAGATGAGATGTTAGACTCAGGACCGCTGACGGATGAGTCGGACCGGCTCGACAAAGTAGAAAAGACAAATTCCCATTTGAAGAAACAGAACATGGAACTGCTGGAGAAACTTCAG GCTGCGCGACAGAAGATCCAGACGCTGGAGACGAGCGTGGAGAGCTTCCTTTCTCGGGAgagcaaaatgaaacacatgATCCGCACTCTGGAGCAAGAGAGGGCAGCGTACCAGAAGACCATCGAACGCATGCGCTCATGCGTTCCCCCCGACGCCCTGACAGATGTGGAGATGACCCAGATCAAAACAGGACCCAATGGGAAAGCCAAAACTGCAGCCAAGAAGCCCTGA
- the tbc1d4 gene encoding TBC1 domain family member 4 isoform X1, with amino-acid sequence MESQDERESSPPKSDRRFSLTYIGGSLLDRRTTLPMLPWLVAEIRRRGERGDCGPVVQPREVQLVLNPPFVRCVPSSSNNSSVFIFEHKAQLISRFIHNSNDLTYFAYLLRGQPDNPESEMSCHVFKACDPSQVPEVISRIRQVSKSALKQEAKPKQEADDAFYNSQKYEVLYCGKVTVVHKKAPSTLVDDCIDKFRQHEVERKRLRLLNGQRGSTENAPVEFLIGGDGDPLSSALNECKEGLEVPGVEDMTGGVGIGLTSNSSQSSLRGAFPECILEDSGFEEPQEFRTRCSSLAGNVQRKPGEGIILGPTRRRHSSAPNHVQPSDADKNRTMLFQVGRFEVNLISPDSKTVVLEKNFKDISSCCQGIKQSDHFGFICRDQSESGPSQYVCYIFQCASESLVDEVMLTLKQAFSTAAALQSNKTPIQLCEACPMHDLHKLCERIDGLYPPRAKLAIQKYLSQLTDNEQAEIFERVQRLKPGSDQEENELVILHLRQLCESKQKTHLHIGEAPQNAANSSSAGDSAATSSRFKLDILKNKARTSLTSSLENIFARGASRMRGRLGSMGSMSSFERQDEESPGHSPPGSPPSFHEDDPEGGLQFRRRAHTFSHPPVKKRISFEGQPTNPSKPLRRQQSVNAELLQSSPVAVSRTRSVSESESTFSLPSSFPAPTFLKSFYQGSLGSLSSLGSLSSLADSGSLKSNGEGRKRTLSGCSSDSVGGGLPPPTPRRVSWRQKIFLRVASPMHKPSASMEHADHSDSRELLPLSPRAFDSTLDPLGRHLPPKGTSLTGERPKRTSADYRALWKTAIHQQILLLRMEKENQRLEEASRDELHIRKMKLDYQEVGQCSKDTQASWERKLSAPGRTTVPQDKEEMYRALCQGVPKSRRGEVWLLLSHQHRLRHRLPQRQQAPETPYYDLLKQLTAQQHSILVDLGRTFPTHQYFSAQLGAGQLSLYNLLKAYSLLDTEVGYCQGISFVAGVLLLHMNEEQAFDMLKFLMYDLGIRQQFRPDMVSLQIQMYQLSRLLHDYHRELYNHFEEHEICPSLYAAPWFLTLFASQFPLGFVSRIFDLIFVQGTGVIFKVALCLLSRHEKELVECDSFESIVDYLKTTLPTFTPEQMEQTIAKVMEMDISKQLHTYEVEYHVLQDEMLDSGPLTDESDRLDKVEKTNSHLKKQNMELLEKLQAARQKIQTLETSVESFLSRESKMKHMIRTLEQERAAYQKTIERMRSCVPPDALTDVEMTQIKTGPNGKAKTAAKKP; translated from the exons CCAGAGAGGTCCAGCTGGTTCTCAACCCCCCTTTCGTGCGGTGTGTTCCTTCCAGCAGCAACAACTCCTCAGTGTTTATATTCGAGCACAAAGCGCAGTTGATCTCTCGCTTCATTCACAACAGCAATGACCTCACATACTTCGCCTATCTGCTGCGGGGACAGCCGGACAACCCCGAGTCCGAGATGTCCTGTCATGTCTTCAAAGCCTGCGACCCCAGCCAG GTCCCCGAGGTGATCAGCAGGATTCGCCAAGTGTCCAAATCTGCCCTAAAGCAAGAAGCCAAGCCCAAACAGGAAGCTGATGATGCCTTCTATAACTCCCAGAAGTATGAAGTGCTTTACTGTGGCAAg GTTACAGTTGTGCACAAAAAGGCTCCATCCACCCTTGTCGATGACTGCATCGACAAGTTTCGTCAGCATGAGGTCGAGCGAAAGCGCCTACGACTGCTCAACGGTCAGAGAGGGTCCACAGAAAATGCCCCTGTGGAGTTCCTCATTGGGGGAGATGGAGACCCTCTGTCATCTGCACTGAATGAATGTAAAGAAGGCCTTGAAGTGCCAGGAGTGGAGGATATGACTGGAGGTGTAG GTATTGGTCTGACCAGCAATTCCAGTCAGAGCAGTCTACGTGGAGCATTCCCTGAGTGCATCCTAGAGGATTCAGGATTTGAGGAGCCTCAGGAGTTTCGTACCCGCTGCAGCAGCCTGGCAGGGAATGTGCAGAGAAAGCCAGGAGAAGGCATCATTTTGGGTCCTACACGCCGTAGACACTCCAGTGCACCTAACCACGTCCAGCCATCTGATGCAGACAAGAACCGCACCATGCTCTTCCAG GTCGGGCGTTTTGAAGTAAACCTCATAAGTCCAGACAGTAAAACAGTGGTGCTGGAGAAGAACTTCAAAgatatctcatcctgctgtcag GGTATTAAGCAGTCTGACCATTTTGGATTTATCTGCAGGGACCAGTCAGAGTCTGGTCCCAGTCAGTATGTGTGCTACATTTTCCAGTGTGCCAGTGAGTCCCTG GTGGATGAGGTGATGTTGACCCTGAAGCAGGCcttctccacagcagcagccttACAGAGCAACAAAACCCCAATCCAGCTATGTGAGGCCTGCCCCATGCATGACCTGCACAAGCTCTGTGAGAGGATTGACG GTCTCTACCCACCAAGAGCAAAGCTGGCAATCCAAAAATATCTCTCCCAGCTGACTGACAATGAGCAGGCGGAGATTTTTGAGCGAGTTCAG AGATTAAAGCCTGGATCAGACCAGGAGGAGAATGAGCTGGTGATTCTCCATCTGAGACAGCTCTGTGAGTCCAAACAAAAGACACACCTCCACATCGGAGAGGCCCCTCAG AATGCTGCCAACAGCTCATCAGCAGGTGACAGCGCCGCCACCAGCAGCCGCTTCAAACTTGATATTCTGAAGAACAAAGCCCGCACGTCTCTCACCAGCTCCCTGGAGAACATCTTTGCTCGG GGTGCCAGCAGAATGCGGGGCCGTTTGGGAAGCATGGGAAGCATGAGCAGCTTTGAAAGG CAGGATGAGGAATCTCCTGGCCACTCCCCTCCAggttctcctccttctttccaCGAAGACGACCCTGAAGGCGGTCTGCAGTTCCGTCGACGTGCCCACACCTTCAGCCATCCACCTGTGAAGAAACGCATTTCTTTCGAGGGCCAGCCGACCAACCCGAGCAAACCGCTGCGCAGACAACAGTCAGTGAATGCAGAACTGCTGCAGAGCAG TCCTGTGGCTGTCTCTAGAACTCGCAGCGTTTCGGAGAGCGAGTCCACCTtcagcctcccctcctccttccccgCCCCCACTTTCCTGAAAAGCTTTTACCAGGGCTCGCTGGGCTCCCTCAGCTCCCTGGGCTCCCTCAGCTCCCTGGCAGACAGTGGGAGCCTCAAGAG CAATGGAGAAGGCAGAAAAAGGACGCTGTCTGGCTGCAGCAGCGACTCAGTAGGTGGAGGTCTCCCTCCTCCGACCCCACGCAGGGTCTCCTGGAGACAGAAGATCTTCCTGAGGGTCGCTTCGCCCATGCACAAGCCATCTGCCTCCATGGAGCACGCAG ACCACTCTGACAGCAGGGAGCTGTTGCCCCTCTCCCCTCGTGCCTTCGATTCGACTCTAGACCCCTTGGGGCGACATCTGCCTCCAAAAGGAACCAGCCTTACCGGAGAGAGGCCTAAGAGGACGAGTGCTGACTACCGGGCCCTCTGGAAGACCGCCATCCACCAGCAGATCCTCCTGCTGCGTATGGAGAAGGAGAACCAGAGGCTGGAGG AAG CGAGCAGGGATGAGCTTCACATCCGCAAGATGAAGCTGGACTACCAGGAAGTGGGCCAGTGCTCCAAAGACACTCAGGCATCGTGGGAGAGAAAACTGAGCGCCCCAGGCAGAACGACGGTCCCACAAGACAAGGAGGAGATGTATCGAGCTCTCTGCCAAG GTGTTCCCAAGAGCAGGCGAGGGGAGGTCTGGTTACTCCTTTCCCATCAGCACAGGCTGCGACACAGACTCCCTCAGCGCCAGCAGGCCCCCGAAACCCCCTACTATGACCTGCTGAAGCAGCTCACTGCTCAGCAACACTCTATCCTGGTGGATCTAG GCCGGACCTTTCCCACCCACCAGTACTTCTCGGCCCAGCTGGGTGCAGGGCAGCTCTCCCTCTACAACCTCCTGAAAGCCTACTCTCTGCTGGATACAGAG GTTGGCTACTGTCAGGGTATCAGCTTTGTGGCTGGAGTATTGCTGCTCCACATGAATGAGGAACAAGCCTTTGACATGTTGAAGTTTCTCATGTATGATCTGGGCATCAGGCAGCAGTTCAGACCGGACATGGTTTCTCTGCAG ATTCAGATGTACCAGCTCTCCAGACTGTTACACGACTACCACCGCGAGTTGTACAATCACTTTGAGGAGCACGAGATCTGCCCCAGCCTCTACGCAGCGCCGTGGTTCCTCACTCTCTTCGCCTCACAGTTCCCCCTCGGCTTTGTGTCCCGCATCTTTG atttgATATTTGTCCAAGGCACCGGTGTGATCTTTAAAGTGGCCCTCTGTTTGCTGAGCAGACATGAGAAGGAGCTAGTGGAGTGCGACAGCTTCGAGAGCATTGTGGACTATCTGAAAACTACCCTTCCCACCTTCACTCCCGAACAGATGGAGCAGACCATTGCAAAG GTCATGGAGATGGACATATCCAAGCAGCTGCATACATACGAAGTAGAGTACCATGTTCTGCAAGATGAGATGTTAGACTCAGGACCGCTGACGGATGAGTCGGACCGGCTCGACAAAGTAGAAAAGACAAATTCCCATTTGAAGAAACAGAACATGGAACTGCTGGAGAAACTTCAG GCTGCGCGACAGAAGATCCAGACGCTGGAGACGAGCGTGGAGAGCTTCCTTTCTCGGGAgagcaaaatgaaacacatgATCCGCACTCTGGAGCAAGAGAGGGCAGCGTACCAGAAGACCATCGAACGCATGCGCTCATGCGTTCCCCCCGACGCCCTGACAGATGTGGAGATGACCCAGATCAAAACAGGACCCAATGGGAAAGCCAAAACTGCAGCCAAGAAGCCCTGA
- the tbc1d4 gene encoding TBC1 domain family member 4 isoform X3, with protein MESQDERESSPPKSDRRFSLTYIGGSLLDRRTTLPMLPWLVAEIRRRGERGDCGPVVQPREVQLVLNPPFVRCVPSSSNNSSVFIFEHKAQLISRFIHNSNDLTYFAYLLRGQPDNPESEMSCHVFKACDPSQVPEVISRIRQVSKSALKQEAKPKQEADDAFYNSQKYEVLYCGKVTVVHKKAPSTLVDDCIDKFRQHEVERKRLRLLNGQRGSTENAPVEFLIGGDGDPLSSALNECKEGLEVPGVEDMTGGVGIGLTSNSSQSSLRGAFPECILEDSGFEEPQEFRTRCSSLAGNVQRKPGEGIILGPTRRRHSSAPNHVQPSDADKNRTMLFQVGRFEVNLISPDSKTVVLEKNFKDISSCCQGIKQSDHFGFICRDQSESGPSQYVCYIFQCASESLVDEVMLTLKQAFSTAAALQSNKTPIQLCEACPMHDLHKLCERIDGLYPPRAKLAIQKYLSQLTDNEQAEIFERVQRLKPGSDQEENELVILHLRQLCESKQKTHLHIGEAPQNAANSSSAGDSAATSSRFKLDILKNKARTSLTSSLENIFARGASRMRGRLGSMGSMSSFERDEESPGHSPPGSPPSFHEDDPEGGLQFRRRAHTFSHPPVKKRISFEGQPTNPSKPLRRQQSVNAELLQSSPVAVSRTRSVSESESTFSLPSSFPAPTFLKSFYQGSLGSLSSLGSLSSLADSGSLKSNGEGRKRTLSGCSSDSVGGGLPPPTPRRVSWRQKIFLRVASPMHKPSASMEHADHSDSRELLPLSPRAFDSTLDPLGRHLPPKGTSLTGERPKRTSADYRALWKTAIHQQILLLRMEKENQRLEEASRDELHIRKMKLDYQEVGQCSKDTQASWERKLSAPGRTTVPQDKEEMYRALCQGVPKSRRGEVWLLLSHQHRLRHRLPQRQQAPETPYYDLLKQLTAQQHSILVDLGRTFPTHQYFSAQLGAGQLSLYNLLKAYSLLDTEVGYCQGISFVAGVLLLHMNEEQAFDMLKFLMYDLGIRQQFRPDMVSLQIQMYQLSRLLHDYHRELYNHFEEHEICPSLYAAPWFLTLFASQFPLGFVSRIFDLIFVQGTGVIFKVALCLLSRHEKELVECDSFESIVDYLKTTLPTFTPEQMEQTIAKVMEMDISKQLHTYEVEYHVLQDEMLDSGPLTDESDRLDKVEKTNSHLKKQNMELLEKLQAARQKIQTLETSVESFLSRESKMKHMIRTLEQERAAYQKTIERMRSCVPPDALTDVEMTQIKTGPNGKAKTAAKKP; from the exons CCAGAGAGGTCCAGCTGGTTCTCAACCCCCCTTTCGTGCGGTGTGTTCCTTCCAGCAGCAACAACTCCTCAGTGTTTATATTCGAGCACAAAGCGCAGTTGATCTCTCGCTTCATTCACAACAGCAATGACCTCACATACTTCGCCTATCTGCTGCGGGGACAGCCGGACAACCCCGAGTCCGAGATGTCCTGTCATGTCTTCAAAGCCTGCGACCCCAGCCAG GTCCCCGAGGTGATCAGCAGGATTCGCCAAGTGTCCAAATCTGCCCTAAAGCAAGAAGCCAAGCCCAAACAGGAAGCTGATGATGCCTTCTATAACTCCCAGAAGTATGAAGTGCTTTACTGTGGCAAg GTTACAGTTGTGCACAAAAAGGCTCCATCCACCCTTGTCGATGACTGCATCGACAAGTTTCGTCAGCATGAGGTCGAGCGAAAGCGCCTACGACTGCTCAACGGTCAGAGAGGGTCCACAGAAAATGCCCCTGTGGAGTTCCTCATTGGGGGAGATGGAGACCCTCTGTCATCTGCACTGAATGAATGTAAAGAAGGCCTTGAAGTGCCAGGAGTGGAGGATATGACTGGAGGTGTAG GTATTGGTCTGACCAGCAATTCCAGTCAGAGCAGTCTACGTGGAGCATTCCCTGAGTGCATCCTAGAGGATTCAGGATTTGAGGAGCCTCAGGAGTTTCGTACCCGCTGCAGCAGCCTGGCAGGGAATGTGCAGAGAAAGCCAGGAGAAGGCATCATTTTGGGTCCTACACGCCGTAGACACTCCAGTGCACCTAACCACGTCCAGCCATCTGATGCAGACAAGAACCGCACCATGCTCTTCCAG GTCGGGCGTTTTGAAGTAAACCTCATAAGTCCAGACAGTAAAACAGTGGTGCTGGAGAAGAACTTCAAAgatatctcatcctgctgtcag GGTATTAAGCAGTCTGACCATTTTGGATTTATCTGCAGGGACCAGTCAGAGTCTGGTCCCAGTCAGTATGTGTGCTACATTTTCCAGTGTGCCAGTGAGTCCCTG GTGGATGAGGTGATGTTGACCCTGAAGCAGGCcttctccacagcagcagccttACAGAGCAACAAAACCCCAATCCAGCTATGTGAGGCCTGCCCCATGCATGACCTGCACAAGCTCTGTGAGAGGATTGACG GTCTCTACCCACCAAGAGCAAAGCTGGCAATCCAAAAATATCTCTCCCAGCTGACTGACAATGAGCAGGCGGAGATTTTTGAGCGAGTTCAG AGATTAAAGCCTGGATCAGACCAGGAGGAGAATGAGCTGGTGATTCTCCATCTGAGACAGCTCTGTGAGTCCAAACAAAAGACACACCTCCACATCGGAGAGGCCCCTCAG AATGCTGCCAACAGCTCATCAGCAGGTGACAGCGCCGCCACCAGCAGCCGCTTCAAACTTGATATTCTGAAGAACAAAGCCCGCACGTCTCTCACCAGCTCCCTGGAGAACATCTTTGCTCGG GGTGCCAGCAGAATGCGGGGCCGTTTGGGAAGCATGGGAAGCATGAGCAGCTTTGAAAGG GATGAGGAATCTCCTGGCCACTCCCCTCCAggttctcctccttctttccaCGAAGACGACCCTGAAGGCGGTCTGCAGTTCCGTCGACGTGCCCACACCTTCAGCCATCCACCTGTGAAGAAACGCATTTCTTTCGAGGGCCAGCCGACCAACCCGAGCAAACCGCTGCGCAGACAACAGTCAGTGAATGCAGAACTGCTGCAGAGCAG TCCTGTGGCTGTCTCTAGAACTCGCAGCGTTTCGGAGAGCGAGTCCACCTtcagcctcccctcctccttccccgCCCCCACTTTCCTGAAAAGCTTTTACCAGGGCTCGCTGGGCTCCCTCAGCTCCCTGGGCTCCCTCAGCTCCCTGGCAGACAGTGGGAGCCTCAAGAG CAATGGAGAAGGCAGAAAAAGGACGCTGTCTGGCTGCAGCAGCGACTCAGTAGGTGGAGGTCTCCCTCCTCCGACCCCACGCAGGGTCTCCTGGAGACAGAAGATCTTCCTGAGGGTCGCTTCGCCCATGCACAAGCCATCTGCCTCCATGGAGCACGCAG ACCACTCTGACAGCAGGGAGCTGTTGCCCCTCTCCCCTCGTGCCTTCGATTCGACTCTAGACCCCTTGGGGCGACATCTGCCTCCAAAAGGAACCAGCCTTACCGGAGAGAGGCCTAAGAGGACGAGTGCTGACTACCGGGCCCTCTGGAAGACCGCCATCCACCAGCAGATCCTCCTGCTGCGTATGGAGAAGGAGAACCAGAGGCTGGAGG AAG CGAGCAGGGATGAGCTTCACATCCGCAAGATGAAGCTGGACTACCAGGAAGTGGGCCAGTGCTCCAAAGACACTCAGGCATCGTGGGAGAGAAAACTGAGCGCCCCAGGCAGAACGACGGTCCCACAAGACAAGGAGGAGATGTATCGAGCTCTCTGCCAAG GTGTTCCCAAGAGCAGGCGAGGGGAGGTCTGGTTACTCCTTTCCCATCAGCACAGGCTGCGACACAGACTCCCTCAGCGCCAGCAGGCCCCCGAAACCCCCTACTATGACCTGCTGAAGCAGCTCACTGCTCAGCAACACTCTATCCTGGTGGATCTAG GCCGGACCTTTCCCACCCACCAGTACTTCTCGGCCCAGCTGGGTGCAGGGCAGCTCTCCCTCTACAACCTCCTGAAAGCCTACTCTCTGCTGGATACAGAG GTTGGCTACTGTCAGGGTATCAGCTTTGTGGCTGGAGTATTGCTGCTCCACATGAATGAGGAACAAGCCTTTGACATGTTGAAGTTTCTCATGTATGATCTGGGCATCAGGCAGCAGTTCAGACCGGACATGGTTTCTCTGCAG ATTCAGATGTACCAGCTCTCCAGACTGTTACACGACTACCACCGCGAGTTGTACAATCACTTTGAGGAGCACGAGATCTGCCCCAGCCTCTACGCAGCGCCGTGGTTCCTCACTCTCTTCGCCTCACAGTTCCCCCTCGGCTTTGTGTCCCGCATCTTTG atttgATATTTGTCCAAGGCACCGGTGTGATCTTTAAAGTGGCCCTCTGTTTGCTGAGCAGACATGAGAAGGAGCTAGTGGAGTGCGACAGCTTCGAGAGCATTGTGGACTATCTGAAAACTACCCTTCCCACCTTCACTCCCGAACAGATGGAGCAGACCATTGCAAAG GTCATGGAGATGGACATATCCAAGCAGCTGCATACATACGAAGTAGAGTACCATGTTCTGCAAGATGAGATGTTAGACTCAGGACCGCTGACGGATGAGTCGGACCGGCTCGACAAAGTAGAAAAGACAAATTCCCATTTGAAGAAACAGAACATGGAACTGCTGGAGAAACTTCAG GCTGCGCGACAGAAGATCCAGACGCTGGAGACGAGCGTGGAGAGCTTCCTTTCTCGGGAgagcaaaatgaaacacatgATCCGCACTCTGGAGCAAGAGAGGGCAGCGTACCAGAAGACCATCGAACGCATGCGCTCATGCGTTCCCCCCGACGCCCTGACAGATGTGGAGATGACCCAGATCAAAACAGGACCCAATGGGAAAGCCAAAACTGCAGCCAAGAAGCCCTGA